In the genome of Granulibacter bethesdensis CGDNIH1, one region contains:
- a CDS encoding glycosyltransferase family 4 protein, translated as MRIAQIAPLHEAVPPKLYGGTERVVSFLTEELVAMGHDVTLFASGDSITGAKLEATWPQALRLDQTIRDTLAPQILQMERVRQMADQFDVLHFHNDYMPFSLFSRQPTPFVSTLHGRLDLPELSQIYDAFPDTPVISISHSQRRPLPNAHFIGTVLHGLPADLLTPQPGKQDYLAFLGRICPEKRPDTAIRIARAVGIPLRIAAKVDKADQDYFETVIKPMLPGGGVEMVGEIGDDRKAEFLSGALGLLMPIDWPEPFGLVMIEAMACGTPVIAMNRGSVPEILDDGVTGFIVEDEKSAIAAARKLDRLNRTNVRAMFEKRFTARRMAEDYLAIYRKLGVDARPALRVIT; from the coding sequence ATGCGTATTGCCCAGATTGCCCCATTACACGAAGCCGTTCCGCCCAAGCTTTATGGGGGTACGGAACGCGTTGTCTCCTTCCTCACTGAGGAGCTGGTCGCAATGGGACATGACGTTACCCTGTTCGCCAGCGGAGATTCCATAACCGGGGCAAAGCTGGAAGCGACATGGCCGCAGGCGCTGAGGCTGGATCAAACGATCCGCGACACGCTGGCACCCCAGATTTTGCAAATGGAACGGGTGCGGCAGATGGCGGATCAGTTCGACGTGCTGCATTTTCATAATGATTACATGCCGTTCAGCCTGTTTTCCCGCCAACCGACCCCGTTCGTCAGCACTCTGCATGGGCGGCTGGATCTGCCGGAATTGTCCCAGATTTATGATGCCTTCCCGGATACACCGGTCATTTCCATCTCCCATTCCCAGCGCCGCCCTTTGCCGAACGCTCATTTCATCGGCACAGTCCTGCATGGTCTGCCTGCCGACCTGCTGACGCCTCAGCCCGGCAAACAGGATTATCTGGCCTTTCTGGGCCGCATCTGTCCGGAAAAACGGCCCGATACGGCCATCCGCATCGCCCGTGCAGTGGGTATCCCTCTGCGCATTGCCGCCAAAGTGGACAAGGCCGATCAGGACTATTTCGAAACCGTGATCAAACCGATGCTGCCGGGCGGAGGCGTCGAAATGGTGGGCGAAATCGGGGATGACCGAAAAGCCGAATTTCTCTCCGGCGCCCTTGGTCTGTTGATGCCGATCGACTGGCCGGAGCCGTTCGGGCTGGTGATGATCGAGGCCATGGCCTGCGGTACACCAGTTATTGCCATGAATCGCGGCTCGGTCCCGGAAATTCTGGATGATGGCGTGACCGGCTTTATCGTCGAGGATGAAAAAAGCGCCATCGCTGCCGCGCGCAAGCTCGATCGGCTCAACCGGACAAATGTGCGTGCCATGTTTGAAAAACGCTTCACGGCACGCCGCATGGCAGAGGATTACCTGGCGATCTATCGCAAGCTGGGTGTCGACGCACGGCCTGCCCTGCGCGTCATCACCTGA
- a CDS encoding ABC transporter ATP-binding protein produces MVAKRLGGAADGRIMKHLRQMLSVKPFETVPGGRVNNDNQTRSLPTRTLPFIFHYVRRHPVGHLTVLLSVLMAVSFATFSQYGVKNLVDVLSGNRVDEVWSAFAILAGLIAADNMSWRIGGWVSTHTFVAVTGDLRRDLFEHLTGHSPAYFADRLPGMLAGRITATGNAIFQLEQLFAWNVLPPTFAVVLSVAMLALVSPLMSATLALISLGLGAVLMIWAARGNRLHERYATDAARVDGELVDVINNMPLVRAFGATLRERERFAARVQDEMSARGHSLRYLERLRLFHAVFTAALTAGLLVWAILLWQHKMASTGDVVLVTTLGFNILHGTRDLAVALVNMVQDVARLSEALATLLLPHDLRDQTDARTLPSAVGAVEFRDVTFAYPGASPVLKKFNLVVPAGQRVGLVGRSGSGKTTVLTLMQRLRELGEGQILIDGHNIATMTQESLRDAISIVPQDVMLFHRSVIDNIRYGKPDASFAEVEAAAEAACCRDFIDDLTEGYDTIVGDRGVKLSGGQRQRLAIARAFLRNAPVLVLDEATSALDSESERAVQRALDRLMQGRTVIAVAHRLSTLKNFDRIVVMQHGRILQDGSPTELERNDGPFRDLLLQQTMMIAAE; encoded by the coding sequence ATGGTTGCAAAAAGACTGGGTGGTGCAGCAGATGGCAGGATCATGAAACACCTGCGGCAAATGCTGTCGGTGAAGCCTTTTGAGACAGTCCCCGGGGGGCGCGTGAACAACGACAACCAAACCCGCAGCCTGCCGACCCGGACGCTGCCATTTATTTTTCACTACGTTCGCCGCCATCCTGTCGGGCATCTGACCGTCCTGTTATCCGTGCTGATGGCGGTGTCCTTTGCAACGTTCTCCCAATACGGCGTCAAGAATCTGGTGGACGTACTTTCCGGCAATCGTGTGGATGAAGTCTGGAGCGCATTCGCCATTCTCGCCGGCTTGATCGCCGCCGATAATATGAGCTGGCGTATCGGGGGATGGGTCTCCACCCACACATTCGTCGCGGTCACAGGCGATCTGCGCCGTGATCTGTTCGAACATCTCACCGGACACTCCCCGGCCTATTTTGCCGATCGCCTGCCGGGCATGCTCGCCGGACGTATTACGGCCACCGGGAATGCGATCTTTCAGCTTGAGCAGCTTTTCGCATGGAACGTGTTGCCGCCGACTTTTGCGGTCGTTCTATCCGTGGCGATGCTGGCGCTGGTCAGCCCGCTGATGTCCGCGACACTGGCTCTGATATCGCTGGGACTGGGGGCCGTCCTGATGATCTGGGCGGCACGCGGCAACCGGTTGCACGAACGTTACGCAACGGATGCGGCAAGGGTGGATGGCGAACTGGTCGATGTCATCAACAATATGCCGTTGGTGCGTGCTTTCGGCGCGACGCTGAGGGAACGGGAGCGATTTGCGGCCCGCGTTCAGGATGAAATGTCAGCCCGTGGCCATTCCCTGCGCTATCTGGAGCGGCTGCGGCTGTTTCATGCGGTGTTTACGGCGGCGCTGACAGCCGGGTTGCTGGTCTGGGCAATCCTGTTGTGGCAGCACAAGATGGCGAGCACCGGGGATGTCGTTCTGGTGACTACGCTCGGCTTCAATATTCTGCATGGTACCCGCGATCTGGCCGTGGCGCTGGTGAATATGGTGCAGGATGTGGCCCGTCTGTCGGAAGCTCTGGCAACATTACTGCTGCCCCATGATCTGCGTGACCAGACGGATGCGCGTACTCTCCCTTCTGCTGTCGGGGCGGTCGAATTCAGGGATGTCACTTTTGCCTATCCGGGTGCCAGCCCAGTCCTGAAGAAATTCAACCTTGTTGTCCCCGCCGGGCAGCGTGTCGGGTTGGTTGGGCGCTCCGGCTCTGGCAAGACCACGGTTTTGACCTTGATGCAAAGGCTGCGTGAGCTCGGGGAGGGACAGATCCTGATCGACGGGCACAATATCGCGACCATGACGCAGGAAAGCCTGCGTGATGCGATCAGTATCGTGCCGCAGGATGTCATGCTGTTCCATCGCTCGGTGATCGATAATATTCGTTATGGCAAGCCTGATGCGAGCTTTGCCGAGGTGGAGGCGGCTGCGGAAGCTGCGTGCTGCCGTGACTTCATCGACGATCTGACCGAAGGATACGATACGATCGTGGGTGACCGCGGGGTGAAACTTTCCGGGGGTCAACGTCAGCGGCTGGCCATCGCCCGGGCTTTCCTGCGTAATGCGCCTGTGCTGGTGCTGGATGAAGCGACCAGTGCGCTCGACAGTGAAAGTGAACGGGCCGTTCAGAGGGCGCTTGATCGCTTGATGCAGGGTCGAACCGTGATTGCCGTGGCGCATCGTCTGTCCACGCTAAAGAATTTC